ACTGGATTGGACAATGGAAGTCAATACAAGTCCAGAGATAAACGAAGTTCTTGTGTTTTTGAAGAAAATGGTGTTGAGATATCGGTCCACATATTTTTTAGAGATTTTTGTCATGCTTTTTACAATGTATTTAAGTGAGATTAGTAAAACTGTCACAGCAATTAGGATAACGGCAAGAGGATACTTTTTAAGAGGGGAGCTTAAAAGGAGCTTTATAAGCGGTTCAAGGATAATTTTTAATGGAGATACAAACTTAAACCCCCCCATGTTTTTAAAGAGATGGGCCAAAAAATTAGCTGATTTTTCAAGAGGGTGAAAGAAGTGCTCTAAAGGGAGGAAGGTAAAGGCAGACAAAAGGTTGAAAAAATCGTGAACGGTCGCAGCCTGAATAGCTTTTTCAAACTCTTTTCCTTTTTTAAGATGGGCAAGGGATATCAGGGTGTTTGTTACCGTAGTACCTATATTGGCTCCCATGATCATTGGAATTGCATTTCTGATATTTAAAGTTCCAGCTGCTATTAAGCTAACAATAATGGAAGTGGTGGATGAGGATGATTGTAAGATTGCGGTTGCGAGGAGACCTGTGGAAAAACCCACTAAAGGGTGTGCAGTGTTCTGAATTAGCATATTTGCAAAACCGCTACCGAGAAGTTGGAATCCCTTTGATAAAAGCTCAATGCTGAAAAAGAAAAAATAAAAGGAAATCAAAAGAATCAAACCGTACATGAAATAATGTTAAAGAGGTGTGCTTGAATAATCAAAGAAATTAGGAGTTTTCTATTATATTTTAAGTTCCATAGCTTCATGAGAAAGTCATTTTAAAGGGGGGATGGCTTGCCCAGAAGTCGCTATAGGATAAATTGGAGCCGATGTTTTAAATTAGTGAAAATTTTTAGTGAGTTAATTTGGTATTTGACTCGACGTTTTTTTTACAATTAATCGGTCGCCTCGAGGTGGCAAAACCAAAAGGAGGTGCAATATGATAAACATACTAACTGATATTGTAGTATCAAGGACCCAGAAGGCATGTGTATGTGTGTGCCTGTCTCCTGGATGCCAATACAGTGAAGACTACTTGATGGGATATACAGATGGTTATGCTGATGGAACGTTAGATCGTTAGGAATGAGCAGGTACCCGATGTCCGGCGCCAGACATCGGGTACCCGAGTATATTGTGGAATATACGGCTACAGGGATGAGAAAAAATTGGTTTAAAGAAGGCACTTTCAAAATTTCCCAACCGCCGAATTAGGTCGGTTCCCCTGTGAGAAAAAAAGGCGAAAATATACATAAATAAGTTGAAAGCACAGATGAAGTTGGTAAAGGCTATTAAGGGTATGTTGATTAAAGAGAGGAAAGGTTATTTAGAAAAAGCCTGATACTAAGGGTATTGGAAATCTCTGAGAACAATATGCGGAAACTTTCTCAGTGTAATGTATTATATAAAGGGTAAAATTTGAAAAGAAGTAAGAAAAGGCGTTAAAAGACATTTTTCTAAGTTAATTTTTGTATCCCTGGGATGCAGTTTTAAGTTTTTGAAACATCATCGTGTGTAAAGGAAGATGAGACTTTTCAGGAAGAATTGTTTTTTGGAAACGCTGCAGGATTGACCGTTAAAACTGATTGGGTTATAATTAAAACACATATAAGGAGGGTGTATGAAGAAAGTGCTGATGTTAGTGTTAACAATAGGAGTGTTGGGTGCCCAGACCCTTGATGAACGTGTTGAAAATATGGCTGTTTCTCTTACCGACAAGGCTGCAGCCCTGATTTCTTCTGGGGTAATATCCAATGCGGGATGCAAAGGCGGATTGCCTCACTTTAACCTGGGTGTTGCTGCGAATGCCAGTTGGTTTAAGTTTACCAATCCTATTAATTCTGAAGAAATATCTTTCCCTGCTGTCTTCCCATACATATACGGTGAAGTCGGGCTCTTTAAGGGTTTCTCTTTTACTCCCCTTTTAAGGGGACTTTTTGCGGTTGATGTAATTGGTAAATACGCTCCAACACTCATTAAATCCGATTACTTTGAGGAATCTCCCTATCTCATTGGTTACGGTTTAAAAGTTCAAGTTCTAAAAGACCAGCTTGTTCCTCCCACTCCTGCTGTCTCGGTTGCCCTCATTAATCACGAATACAAAAACCTCACTTTTAAATTTGATACCCTCTATACAAGCCTGAGTCTTAAGGATCTTTCAATCAGAGCTTCTGTCTCCAAAAACGTTCTTTTTATAACTCCTTATCTTGGAGCGAGTTACGATATTTATTCATTGAACACAAATTATTGGACGACGAGTGACTCCACCAGAAAGGAAATACAAGCAGTTGAAAACAATACCCTTTCTTATTTTGGCGGTATAGAGTTCAAAATTCTGGTGATTAAAGGGTATCTTGAAGGCTCGTATAGAAGCAACAGGTTTGGCCTTACACTTGGGTTTAAAGCAGGTATATAATATAGCTGGTTAGATAAATTCTCTTCAAAACTGTAATTTTATGGAACGGCGAGCCTTTTTGCTTCTCGTGTTGGGTTACTTTTCTGCCATATTTTTGGGGTCATTACTTTTACTGTTACCTTTTTCAAGGCGTGGGCCGCTGTGTTTTACCGATGCTTTCTTTACAGCAACATCTGCTATATGCGTGACCGGTTTAATTGTGAAAGATACACCTGTGTTTTTCACTTTGTTTGGGAAAGCTGTTATCCTTACTTTGATTCAGCTTGGCGGTATCGGTTATATGAGTGTAGCGGGCGTATTATTGCATCGATTGAGAAGGAGCTTGATTCTTCCAGAGATGATGGCCCAGGGATTTCCCGAACTTAAGCCCGGTTTTGCTTTTTATTTTGCCAAACGGGTGGTGATTTATACTTTGGTTATTGAGTCCATTGGAATAATATTGTTGTTCTTTGCTTTTTTAAAATATTTTCCACCAATTCTTGCTTTTCAACACGCGGTATTTCAGGCTATTTCCGCTTTTTGTAATGCAGGATTTTCAACTTTTTCCAATTCGTTGATGTCTTTTCGAGGCGACCCTTTTGTAAATTTTGTTGTTATCCTGTTAATAATAACAGGCGGGCTGGGATTCTTTGTCCTTAATGAATTAAAGGAATTTTTCAAAAGTAGAGTGGAATTGCTTAAAAAATTTGTAAGAAAAGATTCAGGCGAGAGGATTTCAGGAAAAACCTTCCGGTTTTCCACCCATACGCGGGCCGTTTTTACGTGGACGATTATCCTTGTCGTTGGGGGATTTATTTTAATTTTATTCCTCGAGATAAACAACGGTTTCAGAAACTTTTCAACTTCAGAAAAGATTTTGGCAGCACTTTTTCAGTCTGTTACTCCTCGAACCTGCGGTTTTAATACCGTTGATTTCTCTCTTCTTGCGCCTGCGACATTAAGTTTAATTATGCTTCTTATGTATATAGGTGGAAGTCCAGGTGGGACCGCGGGAGGAGTTAAAACGAATACTTTTGCTCTTGCTTTTTTGTGGATTTTTCACCACCTTAGGGGATACAAAAATGTTTATTTATTCAAGAGAAGAATTTCTGATGCAGCGGTAGAAAAGGCAATTTTGATTTTAATTCTTTCCTCCACCTATCTGTTCATTAGTTACTTTTTAATTGTGTCTTTTGACAAGTATGTGCTTTCACTCCACACTCCCATAGAAATAGCTTTTGAGACCGTTTCAGCCTTTGGTACAGTGGGCCTTTCAACTGGCTCTCGTGTTTTCAATAATGTAAGTCTTTCTGCCGATTTCAATATACTTTCCAAGTGGATTATAATTTTACTTATGATAATTGGTAAGGTTGGTGTTCTTTCGGTGGCTACCTACATGATAGAAAGGACTAAGATAGAGATAGGCTATCCGGAAGACAGATATATAGTGGGGTGAATTTATATGAACATTCTTGTTATCGGTGCTGGAAGGTTTGGAAGGTCATTAGCAGAAGTGTTTATGCGGGAAAATCACACTGTTGTTCTGGTGGATAAAAACGAAAATAAAATAAAGGGAATGGAAGACAGGGTTTCCCAAGCGGTAATTCTTGATAGTACAGAAGAGGAAGCCTTAGCTCGCTTAAATTTAGAGGACTTTGATTACGTTTTCCTATGCATTTCTGAAATTTCAGCATCAATCTTGACTGCACAAATATTGCAGGATAGAAAGATTAAAAATGTTTATGCTAAAGCCTCAAATGATGTGCATGCAAAAATTTTATCCCGGCTTGGGGTATCCAGGGTTATTCAGCCCGAAAAACAGTCCGCAGAGAGACTGGCTATGAGTATAATGTGGGGAACTGTTGAGCTTGCAGACCTCCTCAGGAAGAAGAATGTCATGATATCCACTGTTGATGTCCCGAGAAATTTCCAAAAGAAGTCACTGAGTGAACTTGAGATAAGAAAAAAATTCGGTCTTTATGTCATTGCCGTTGAGAGGAATGAACCAATTGTTGTGGGAGATGGCTCCGAACCTGAGGATGGGACAAAAATCGGTGTTTCTACTAAAACCGTCACATACGTCTTACCCGATGGTGGGTTTGAAATAGAAAGGACTGACAAGCTCATTGTGATAGGAACTCGTGAAAACATTGAGAAGTTTGTAAACTATGTTTCAAAAGAAGCCGAGTAAAAAAGAGATTTCAACCTACTCTAATGAGGAACTCTTTGAATTCTTCAAAGAGTCTCTTTTTGAAGGAAATTTTGATTTAGCCGAAAAATGCATAAGCGAGCTATTAAGTAGGGTTGAATCCAATCAGGTTAAATCGGAAGAGGAAAAACTTAAGTACTATAAGGCGATGGGGATTTTCCAGGAAATGGTTAATAACGAAGAACTTGCCAGGGAATACTTCTTAAAAAGTCTCGAAATAAAACCAGATGACGAAGAGACATTAAACCACCTTAGAAAATTGTCAGGTCTGGAAGAACAGGGTGAATAGCGTATTAGCTGGCTTCTTAGCTTCTTTGTTTGCTGGTCTCGCTACAACCCTTGGTGCTTTATTTCTTATTTTAAAGGTTAAATTTGGTCCCAAGAGTATGCCTTTGTTCCTTGGACTCTCTGGTGGAATTATGTTTTCTGCCTCTATTTTCAGCCTTCTTATTCCCGCTCTCAGTAAAGGTGTCCTTATTCCAGTGCTTTTGGCTTTTCTCTTTGGAGCTTTTTTTGTCGATTTCTTGGATACTATTATTCCTCACGAGCATTTTATAAAAGGACTGGAGGGCCCTTCTTCAAGACTTAAAATGGTATCACTTATTCTTTTAACGATGTTAATTCACAATTTTCCTGAGGGAATGGCAGTTGGAATCTCTTTTGCAAAAGGTATTTCCCCCTCTGCAATTTCCCTCGCAGTAGCTATAGGTTTGCAGAACATTCCTGAAGGTGCAGCGGTTGCTCTACCCCTCTTCAGCCTCGGTATGAGCAGAAGTAGAGCGATTTTTATAGCGTTTCTAACTGGAATGGTCGAGCCAGTAGCTGGTCTTTTGGGGGTTTCCCTCGGAATACTTTTCTCAAAGCTTTTACCTTACCTTATGGCTTTTGCCTCAGGGGCAATGGTCTACGTTGTAAGTGATGAAATGATTCCTGAATCCCACACCCATGGTTCAGAGAAGGTTGCAACCTTCTCTTTTATGTTGGGCTTTGTAGTAATGACCCTTTTGGATAACCTTTTTTAGGGGGGTAAGTGGAGATTTTAGAGTACATAGAACAAAAAAGTGAACTCGTCAACAGAAAGTTGGAGGAGTTTTTTCCCCAGAATGCTAAGGGGGTCCCCTTACTAAGGGAGTCAATGCGATATTCCCTTTTCGCTGGTGGCAAAAGGCTGCGCCCAGTTCTGTGCATATTGGGATATGAACTGTGTGGTGGAAAAAAGGAGGAAGAAATTTTACCTCAGGCTTGTGCCCTTGAAATGATCCATACTTTCACACTCGTTCACGATGATCTGCCTGCAATGGATAATGACGACTTTCGTCGTGGAAAACCGACAAATCACAGGGTATATGGTGAAGCTATGGCGATTCTTGCTGGTGATGCCCTTTTTATTGAGGCTATCGGGTTGTTTTTAAAAGGCCCGTTAAGTGCAGAGATTAAAATTAAGATGTTAAATGAGCTTGTGGATGCACTTGGCGTAGACGGAGTCATTGGAGGACAGGTGCTGGACTTAAAGGCTGAGGGAAAGGTTCACACTCAAAGGTTGGTTGAAAATATCCATTTAAGGAAGACAGCACGGTTTATTGAGGCCTCCATTGTAATTGGAGCTATAGGCTCAGGGATTGACGAATCTATTGTGGAAGGTTTCAGAAGAATTGGAAGAAAACTGGGTCTGCTTTTCCAAATCGTGGATGATATCCTTGACGAAACGGCAGAGGACGAAGAGCTTGGTAAAAAAGCTAAGAAAGACAGAGAAAGGGGAAAGTGCACCTATCCCTCCGTGTTGGGACTTGAAAGGTCCTATGATGTAGCGAGGGAACTGGTAAGGGATATTAAAGTGGAGGCTAAGAGTATTCTGGGAGATAAAAGCAAATTATTAGAAGGACTTGCGGATTATTTTCTTTCCAGGAGGAAGTGATTGGTTTTAAAAGAAATTTTTTCAAATCCCTTCTGGCTACTCCCTCTCTTGACTGGTTTCATCGCTCAGATGATAAAATTTGTGATTTACAGCATTAAGGAGAAGAGGCCTGCCTTTTCCTGGCTTTTCAGCACCGGAGGAATGCCCAGTGCCCATTCCGCTGCCGTTTCCTGTCTTTCAGTGATCACTGGAAAGCATTATGGTTTTAGTTCTCCTATATTCGGTATCACATTGTATTTCAGTCTAATCATTATGTATGACGCTGCAGGCATTCGCAGGGCGGCGGGAGAACATGCCGAACTTCTAAATATCATAGTAGAAGAGTTAATGGGAAAAAATAAGGCCCTTGGCAGAGAGAAGTTAAAAGAGTTCCTTGGCCATTCTCCCTTGGAGGTTTTGGTAGGAGCAATTTTGGGAATTCTTCTTTCATTAATTTATATCAAGATGAGGTGGGTATGAGGTGGCTTGATTTTCTTCTTGTCTTACCAGGTATTCTTCTTGCGTTAACTATCCATGAATATTTTCATGGGTATGTGGCCTATAAACTGGGGGATCCTACCCCTCGTTTGAAGGGCAGACTCACATTAAATCCCCTCGCACATATAGACCCCGTTGGATTTGTTGCGCTTCTTTTTCTTCATTTTGGATGGGCAAAACCGGTTCCCATTAATCCATACAACTTGAGGAATCCTCGGAGAGATGTGGTGCTGGTCTCACTGGCTGGTCCATTTTCAAATCTTATTTCAGCGTTTCTTGTAGGTTTTACGTTGAGAATATTTGCGTACAGATTCTTGCTTTACACAACTTTCGGGGCGATGATTGTGAACTTTGTAGTGATCAGTGCCGCTTTAGCTTTTTTTAATTTAATTCCTATTCCTCCTCTTGATGGGTGGCATGTCCTTGAGTATTTTCTTCCCCCTGGAGGGTTTAAGAACTTCATGAGGCAATATGGATACTACATCCTTCTGATTTTGGTTGTTCTTTCAGCTCTCGGTTTTCCACTTTTGGGAATGTACATAAGCATTACTGTAAAATTTTTCACGCGATTAGTTTTTGGTCATCTTTTGCCTTTGAATCTTTAAACTTTTCTTTGGAGGTGTGAGGTGGGTGTCAGAATTTTGGGAATAGGGTCTTATTTACCTGAAAAAATACTTACAAATGAAGACCTTGAGAAAATGGTTGAAACCTCCGACGAATGGATAGTGGAAAGGACAGGCATTAAGGAAAGACATATAGCTGGTCCCGATGAGGCTACCTCTGATCTTGCTTATAGAGCAAGCTTAAAGGCCTTAAAAAAAGCTGGTATCACGCCTCAGCAGATTGACGGAATAATCGTTGCCGCTGCCTCTCCAGACTATCTTTTCCCCGCTACAGCGTGTATTTTACAGGCTAAACTGGGCGCTAAGAAGGCCATGTGTTTTGATATAGAAGCAGCATGCCCTGGATTCGTTTACGCCCTTGAGATTGCAAGGGGGCTTTTATCTCTTCCAAATTACAGGTACATCTTAATTGTTGGTGCAGAAACCCTTTCCCGACTTGTGGACTTCAGTGATAGGAATACCTGTGTTCTTTTTGGGGATGGTGCCGGTGCAGCAGTAGTAACCAAGGATGATTCTGAGAGCGATGTGCTTGCCTCTTATTTAAAGGGAAATGGCGAGGTACATGAGTTACTTATGCTCCCTGCTGGGGCAGCAAGGAAGCCTGCGTCTGAAAAAACTGTAAGTGGAAAAGAACATTATATAAAGATGCAGGGGAGAGAAGTGTTTAAGTATGCTGTGATGGGAATGCAGGAAGCCGCTGAGAAAGTTTTAGAGAAGGCTGGTATAATGTCAGAGGATATTGACTGGCTTGTCCCTCATCAAGCCAACGTAAGAATAATTGATGCCACAAGGGAGAGACTTGGAATACCACGGGAAAAGGTGTATATTAACATTGAGAAGACAGGCAATACCAGTGCAGCATCAATTCCTATTGCCCTTGCGGAAATGGACGAAAAGGGCCTTTTGAAGAGAGGGCAGAGGGTTCTGCTTGTATCTTTTGGTGCGGGATTTATCTATGGAGCGATCTTACTGAGATGGTAAAAGGATTTTTGATAGACCTTGATGGGACTCTCTACATTGGCAACCAGCCTGTGAGGGGATCAAGGGAACTTGTTGATTTTTTAAAGGAAAATAACATTCCCTTTCTTTTTTTAACAAACAATTCAACGAGAACCCCGGAACAGGTTGCAGAGAAACTGGAAAAGATGGGGATTCAGGTCAACCCTTCTAAGATTTATACTTCAGCAAATACCCTTGCTGATTATTTACGGGAGCATTATGAGGGTCATCACAGCGCATATGTAATTGGAGAAGATGGCGTTTTGAGAGAGCTGGAGAGTCTTGGTTGGAAGATAGTGAAAGATTATAAGGAGGCAGAGTTTGTTATAGTCGGACTTGATCGAGAGGTTACTTATGAAAAACTGAAACAGGCGGTTTTGGCAATCCAGAAGGGTGCCACTTTCATTGCCTGCAACAGGGATTCTTCTTTTCCAACTCCAGAAGGATTTCTTCCCGGAGCGGGTGCCATCGTAAATGCAATAACCACAGTGGTTGGAGTAGAACCCCTTGTGCTTGGAAAACCTAATGAGTACATAATAAGGTACGCTGTTAAAAGGCTTGGAGTTTCTTTAGAAAGCACAGCTATTGTGGGTGACAGACTGGATACGGACATCGCACTCGGTAAGAAAATGGGGATGGTGACCATCCTCGTTCTTACAGGGGTTCGCAAAAACGAAGATCAGATAGAAGAAATTAAGCCCGATTTTGTCTTTGAAGATGTAGGTGAATTATGGAAAAATATTTACAGGTTGCTTTAAAGGCTGTGAGGGAAGCCGGGAATTTTTTAAGGGATCACTTTGGAAAGGTTCTCGACATTCATGCCGAAGAGAAGAAAGCAAATGACCTTGTTTCTTTCGTAGATAGAGAGACGGAAGAAATTATAAAGGACATAATATGGAAAGAGTTTCCAGACCACCAATTTATTGGTGAAGAACCCGGGAGTAGCAAAAAGGTAGCCCAACTCGCCTGGGTTATTGATCCCCTTGATGGGACAAAGAATTTCCTTTCGGGGATAGACATTTTTGCAATCTCCTGCGCCCTTTTGGAGGAAGGAGAACCTATTGTAGGTGTTGTCTTTAATCCTGTTAAAAGTGAACTTTTTTACGCCCTTAGAGGGAGAGGGGCTTTTAAAAACGGTAAGAAAATTGGAATCAACAATAATCTACCTATCGAAAGGACTCTTTTCGCCACTGCATTTCCATTTAGAGAAAAATCTAAGTTTGATTTTTTGAATGAGGTTTTTAAGAGGCTCTATAAAAAATTTTCAGACGTGAGAAGATTGGGCTCTGCTTCCCTTGACCTTTGTTATGTCGCGGAAGGGATCTTTTCTGCATTCTATGAGTATGGACTTTCCATTTGGGATATTGCTGCAGGTGCGTTGATCGTAAGAGAAGCGGGTGGAGTTGTTAAAGATTTTTCCGGCGGAAATGATTACTTGAGATCTGGTAATATCGTTGCGGGAAGAGAGGATGCGGTTACCCTTGTACTTGATGCTTTAAGGGAGGCAAGATGGAGTTTGCCATAAAGATTCCTACTATTGACGAGGAGATTGTAAACAGCTTTAAAATCTATCTGGTGGGAGGCTCTTTAAGGGATGCAATTCTTGGAAGGGAGATTAACGACTATGATCTGGTTTTAGAGGGTGATATAGATCCTTTTTTGAAACTGTACAAAAGGAAACATCCTGAATCTACCCTTTTTCCTCTCTCAGAAGAAGACGAGGAGTACAGAATTGTCATTACAGAGGATCTTTGGCTTGATATCACTTCCGTTAAGGGTAAGGATATATATGAGGATTTGAAGAAACGGGATTTTACAGTTAACGCCATAGCAATGGATTTAAGGAGTGGTAAAATCATCGACCCTGTGGGTGGATGGAAAGATATTGAGCAAAGAGTTATAAGGCTCATTAGTCCTTTAAATTTAATTCAGGATCCCTTGAGAATCCTGAGAGCGTACAGGTTTAGCGCTGTTCTCGGTTTTGAAATCGGACCTGAAACACGTTTTTATTTGAAGGAGCTCTCTCCGCTTTTGTCTTTTAAGATAGTTGCCGGTGAACGCATAAGATATGAGCTTTTTCTTATTTTGCTGACGGATAATTCTTCAAAGACAATAGAACTCATGGCTGAAGACGGGGTTCTATTTTCGGTTTTCCCAGAACTTTCTCCCATGAAGCATACTTCACAGCGATACTATAACGAACAAAACCTTCTATATCATACAATTAAAGCCCTTGCAAACTTTGAAAAAATTCTGGTGGAGAAAGATGAAAAATATGAAAAAGAACTTGGGTGGATTTTTAAGCTTGCAGTTTTGTTGCATGACATTGGAAAGCCACAAACGATTAGTTTTGATGAAGAGGGGAATACCCATTTTTATGGTCATGATAGGGTTGGAGCCGAAATTGTTGAAAGTATTGCTGAAAGATTAAAACTGTCAAAAAGAGAGAGAAATACACTAAAAAAACTGGTGAAGCACCACATGTATCCTCATTTACTGGCTGCTCAGCAGGTTCTCACTGAGCGAGCTGTAAATCGCTACTTAAGGCGTATGGAAGAACTGGCCTTTCCACTTCTCGATATGGCTATTGCCGACGCCCTTGCTTCACCACCAAGGGGTGAAGGTATACTCCCGTACCACGAATTTCGCGCAAAGATAATTAAAGTTATTGAAGAGAAGGCAAAGGTTACCCAGGGAAGACTGGTTACAGGGGATGATCTGATAGAGCTCGGACTTAAGCCGGGTCCCATTTTTAAAAAAATACTTGCAGAGATTGATGATTTGATTGCAGAGGGGAGGATTCATTCCAAAGAAGAAGCACTGGATTTCATTAGGAAAAATTATGTGCAAGAGTCCGGTACGCTTTGAAAATCCACGACTTTTTTATTAACATTATCTAATGAACTCGCTTGTTTTGGTTTTTCAACTTCTTTTCTCTTTTGGTTTATTTGACGATCCCTTCTATCAGTATCTCAGAAACAGTTATGGCATTTTTGACAGTGTTTATGTAGAGGAGAACCTCGTTTATTTCGGGAAGTACAAGGGGACTGAAGAGATAGTTTTAGACTCTGCTGTTTCCTACGATCGTTTTAAAATGGCGAGAACAAGAGAGATTATCTACAGAAACCTTATTGAGAGGCAAAGCGAAAATTTAGAGACTGCATCTAAAACCACAGGTAGCAGAGGAGTAATTCCTACTATACAAATTCCTGTTTACATGCCTCCTTCCTTTTCCTTTCTTGGCAAAGAAGGTGCGAAGATTGACATTGACGGAACCCAGTCGGTTAGACTCAGTTTTGAAAAAAACGTTACCCATGATCCATTAAGTTACATTGGTAAAGGAACTTCAAGTTACTTTAACCCCCAGCTGGAGCAACAGTTGAGGCTAAGTTTAAATGCTTTTATTGGAAGCAAATTGAGTGTAAACATTGACCACGATTCGGAGAGGCAGGACGAGACGAAAAATAAAGTGATTGTGAAATTTCAGGGTGAGGAAGATGATGTCGTAAAACTCATTGAACTTGGTGATACGAGGGTGACTTTACCATCAACGCGATTTGCAAGTTTTCCCGGCCAGACAAAAGAGGGACTTTTTGGCTTTAATTCTCTATTCCAATTTGGTCCTTTAAAAATCCAGGCTATAGCTACAAGGGAAAAAGGAGAAAGCCAAACTACGAGTCTTTCAAGAGGTGCAGTGCAGGATAGCTTCTTGCTTTATGGGAAGGATTTCGAAAAATTCAGATTTTTCTACATCCCTGAAGCCGAGTCAATAGTGTCTATTCAGGTCTTCATTGATGAGCAGAGGGGAATACAGCCGGGAAAAACAATACCAGGATTTGCCTATTTCTATGGGTATGACAGTGCTACGGGGATGTACTTGCCCGACTCCGCACTCAAAGAGTATGGGAATTTCAAAGCCCTTATCTATGGAGAAGATTTTATCTATTATCCGGATTCAAAAGTTCTTGAACTTGCCACAAGAGCGGGTGAAAACTACGTTATTGCAGTATCTTACCAAACGAGTACTGGAAGGCGTGTAGGTGTTTTGGCAGATACGATTCTTGACAGTTTAAGGTTGGTGAAGCCTTCCAGTTATCCTCTTTACATTGATTCCCTTTTTACCAGGTCAGACACCTTGAAAGCTCAATTGTGGAATACAATGCTTATGAACATATACGATGTAAGGGCTTCTTATATAACTCCTGAGA
This genomic window from bacterium contains:
- a CDS encoding Na/Pi symporter; this translates as MYGLILLISFYFFFFSIELLSKGFQLLGSGFANMLIQNTAHPLVGFSTGLLATAILQSSSSTTSIIVSLIAAGTLNIRNAIPMIMGANIGTTVTNTLISLAHLKKGKEFEKAIQAATVHDFFNLLSAFTFLPLEHFFHPLEKSANFLAHLFKNMGGFKFVSPLKIILEPLIKLLLSSPLKKYPLAVILIAVTVLLISLKYIVKSMTKISKKYVDRYLNTIFFKNTRTSFISGLVLTSIVQSSSCTTSLAVPLAAVDLLDLRRIFYYTMGANIGTTITAILAALITKSPAALAIAFTHLLFNTYGVILNTLIYRELPVKIAKIFAKIATKRKVIALLYTIIIFYVVPAIIIWLGGRR
- a CDS encoding potassium transporter TrkG; the encoded protein is MERRAFLLLVLGYFSAIFLGSLLLLLPFSRRGPLCFTDAFFTATSAICVTGLIVKDTPVFFTLFGKAVILTLIQLGGIGYMSVAGVLLHRLRRSLILPEMMAQGFPELKPGFAFYFAKRVVIYTLVIESIGIILLFFAFLKYFPPILAFQHAVFQAISAFCNAGFSTFSNSLMSFRGDPFVNFVVILLIITGGLGFFVLNELKEFFKSRVELLKKFVRKDSGERISGKTFRFSTHTRAVFTWTIILVVGGFILILFLEINNGFRNFSTSEKILAALFQSVTPRTCGFNTVDFSLLAPATLSLIMLLMYIGGSPGGTAGGVKTNTFALAFLWIFHHLRGYKNVYLFKRRISDAAVEKAILILILSSTYLFISYFLIVSFDKYVLSLHTPIEIAFETVSAFGTVGLSTGSRVFNNVSLSADFNILSKWIIILLMIIGKVGVLSVATYMIERTKIEIGYPEDRYIVG
- a CDS encoding TrkA family potassium uptake protein, encoding MNILVIGAGRFGRSLAEVFMRENHTVVLVDKNENKIKGMEDRVSQAVILDSTEEEALARLNLEDFDYVFLCISEISASILTAQILQDRKIKNVYAKASNDVHAKILSRLGVSRVIQPEKQSAERLAMSIMWGTVELADLLRKKNVMISTVDVPRNFQKKSLSELEIRKKFGLYVIAVERNEPIVVGDGSEPEDGTKIGVSTKTVTYVLPDGGFEIERTDKLIVIGTRENIEKFVNYVSKEAE
- a CDS encoding ZIP family metal transporter translates to MNSVLAGFLASLFAGLATTLGALFLILKVKFGPKSMPLFLGLSGGIMFSASIFSLLIPALSKGVLIPVLLAFLFGAFFVDFLDTIIPHEHFIKGLEGPSSRLKMVSLILLTMLIHNFPEGMAVGISFAKGISPSAISLAVAIGLQNIPEGAAVALPLFSLGMSRSRAIFIAFLTGMVEPVAGLLGVSLGILFSKLLPYLMAFASGAMVYVVSDEMIPESHTHGSEKVATFSFMLGFVVMTLLDNLF
- a CDS encoding polyprenyl synthetase family protein; translated protein: MEILEYIEQKSELVNRKLEEFFPQNAKGVPLLRESMRYSLFAGGKRLRPVLCILGYELCGGKKEEEILPQACALEMIHTFTLVHDDLPAMDNDDFRRGKPTNHRVYGEAMAILAGDALFIEAIGLFLKGPLSAEIKIKMLNELVDALGVDGVIGGQVLDLKAEGKVHTQRLVENIHLRKTARFIEASIVIGAIGSGIDESIVEGFRRIGRKLGLLFQIVDDILDETAEDEELGKKAKKDRERGKCTYPSVLGLERSYDVARELVRDIKVEAKSILGDKSKLLEGLADYFLSRRK
- a CDS encoding divergent PAP2 family protein, whose translation is MVLKEIFSNPFWLLPLLTGFIAQMIKFVIYSIKEKRPAFSWLFSTGGMPSAHSAAVSCLSVITGKHYGFSSPIFGITLYFSLIIMYDAAGIRRAAGEHAELLNIIVEELMGKNKALGREKLKEFLGHSPLEVLVGAILGILLSLIYIKMRWV
- a CDS encoding site-2 protease family protein, encoding MRWLDFLLVLPGILLALTIHEYFHGYVAYKLGDPTPRLKGRLTLNPLAHIDPVGFVALLFLHFGWAKPVPINPYNLRNPRRDVVLVSLAGPFSNLISAFLVGFTLRIFAYRFLLYTTFGAMIVNFVVISAALAFFNLIPIPPLDGWHVLEYFLPPGGFKNFMRQYGYYILLILVVLSALGFPLLGMYISITVKFFTRLVFGHLLPLNL
- a CDS encoding beta-ketoacyl-ACP synthase III, whose translation is MGVRILGIGSYLPEKILTNEDLEKMVETSDEWIVERTGIKERHIAGPDEATSDLAYRASLKALKKAGITPQQIDGIIVAAASPDYLFPATACILQAKLGAKKAMCFDIEAACPGFVYALEIARGLLSLPNYRYILIVGAETLSRLVDFSDRNTCVLFGDGAGAAVVTKDDSESDVLASYLKGNGEVHELLMLPAGAARKPASEKTVSGKEHYIKMQGREVFKYAVMGMQEAAEKVLEKAGIMSEDIDWLVPHQANVRIIDATRERLGIPREKVYINIEKTGNTSAASIPIALAEMDEKGLLKRGQRVLLVSFGAGFIYGAILLRW
- a CDS encoding HAD-IIA family hydrolase; this encodes MVKGFLIDLDGTLYIGNQPVRGSRELVDFLKENNIPFLFLTNNSTRTPEQVAEKLEKMGIQVNPSKIYTSANTLADYLREHYEGHHSAYVIGEDGVLRELESLGWKIVKDYKEAEFVIVGLDREVTYEKLKQAVLAIQKGATFIACNRDSSFPTPEGFLPGAGAIVNAITTVVGVEPLVLGKPNEYIIRYAVKRLGVSLESTAIVGDRLDTDIALGKKMGMVTILVLTGVRKNEDQIEEIKPDFVFEDVGELWKNIYRLL